The DNA region caaagttttcttatttttaatttttttctttgtttttttgttttattgatttcTAGTCTTCTTTCGATTAGGTCATATGAACAAATGTAAAAATTGAGTGTGTCCCTCTCACACTTTATGTCAATGTCCATCTGAGTAAGCAGGATAAACTAAATGTTTACATTTAATTATAGGACTTTataaaaaagtcgaaatttaaatttaaatttacctcaattttataatttatttcaatctctaattttttaaaggttttatttttaatctgtttaatttttcctgtgtttttttttaaatttttgtatttattctttttttggtttttaaaattatttgtcaCTAGATTTGTCATATAAATCTTTTCGAGGGGTATGCcttgtttgcttttttaatctatccaggtttttaagcgaaaatggcgttcgaatattgaacgtccgaaatgtcaaaatcgcgcagtagcaccaacattagaaaaaaaaatgcggctgtcatgccatggcacactttttgcgtaatgttggtaccactgcgttattttgacatttcgggcattcaccattcgaacgccattttcgcttaaaaagctggataaacttatttttatttttattttgaaggatttttttcattttcaaatttaataaatttagaattttgaatatttaccatTGTAAATTTTATCTTCAGATTATTTCTAGATTTTTGTAAAGGcccaatagaaaaaaaaaatagaaatattgaataatagaaattgtttatttctagcaaaacaatgcaaaagggccgttatgggtttgtaaacaaagagtgtatcctgCTTACGCTAGAAGATGTTAATTAACATCTGGcatgaaagggacacactctttgtttacaaacccacaacggccctttggcgcAGCGAAGCTTAACGAAGAGTTCCGGTTCTCTGAAACAGCATGTCGGCTAGTTTCGTCATTTCTGGGACAACGGCAACAAGCAGTACGAAGCGTAAACGGAACTTCGGCTATGAGAGAGGTAGTTGATGGCACTCCACAAGGCTCGTGTTTGAGTGCGCTGCTGTTCAGTCTCTACATTAACAGTTTGCCGGCGACTCTCAAATGCAAGTATCAACTGTATGCCGACGACCTACAGATATATCTGTCTGGTCCAATCTCGGAGGTCGACGAATTGATAAGAACCGTTAACGAAGACCTCGATGCGATAACGCGGTGGGCCGCCGGGAACAGCCTGCATCCTAACCCGAAGAAGACTCAGGCCATCATCTTCAACAAGACGGGAAGAGTTGAGCCGCAGACGGACATCGTCTTCGACGGAGTGGTAGTGCCGCTGTTGGACACGGTTACAAACCTGGGACTGCAGTTCGACCACAACATGACGTGGAAACATCAGGTCAACACCGTGGTCCAAAGGCGTTCAATACACTCCGAACGTTGCGTCGCTTCACACCAGTACTATCAACAGCCACGCGCCGGAAGTTGGTTCAAGCCGTGGTGGTACCTATTTTTACGTACTGTGATGTAGTGTACTATCATGGGCTCTCGGCGTCACTCAAAGACCAACTTCATCGCTGCTTTAAGTCGGCGGTGCGTTTTGTTTATCGCCTCCGAAGGCGGGATACAACTGCGGCCGTCAGAAGTACCATCCTGGGACACGACCTGCCGTCGAACTACCACCTCCGGACATGTTGCTTCATCAAGCGGGGGTATGATGGCAATCTGCCTGAGTACATCCTGGAACATCTGACACACGGAAAACAGCAGCGGACGCGGTCACTCATCATCCCGAGGCATACGACAACCAGTGGAAAAAGTGTCCTGGTGGCGGGAGCGTCTTGCTGGAATAACCTGCCTCTGGAAGTGAAGCAGAAACCCACCATGCCTACTTTTAAGAGTGCTGTCAAACGTTTAGTTTTAAATCAGGATTAACTTAAGTTCAGTTTtgatttgttgaattttattttggatcCTACAGTAATCAATCGATATGATACAATCCTTGACCTGATGCACAgtttatactaacaggctatcgtaaccaataaaacaacaaattacaaattacaagttTTACTAGATTTGGAAATTAATTCTTGAGCACCCCCAAAACAACCCGAATGCATCACGCACACCATCACACACACAGAAACGCGCGATAAAAACATTTCACATCAGCTGTCAAAGCAAACGCGCGCGCCGACTGAGATCGACGTTACTTTTTGCGCCAAATCGCTACAGCTTACAAGTTTTACAAGTTTTCCAAGCAAAAGTGTTCGATTTTCCCGATATTTTCCGGCGATTCAGCGAAATGTCCACCCGTCGTAGTAGCCGCGGCTCCCGGCTGAGTGAAGTGGTCCAGTTGGAGGAGCGTGAAGAGGCCAAAGAGAACACAACGCCCACAAAGCGGCGAGGTCGGCCGCGCAAAACGATCGGCGGAAGTATTCCGGAGGAGGAGGATGACCAGCAGCCGACGGATGCTTCCCCGCCGAAACGGGTTAAAGTGTCGTCCAGGAAGAAGAAGGTGGTTGAGGAGGAAGAGCAGGACAACGCGGAACCGGTCAGTGTGACCGCGATCGGCAGTTTGCCCGAGCGGGAGcgggaaacggaaaatttgGCCAAATACATCGAGGACATTCTGGCGGAGAATGGGTCAGGCAGTTTGTACATCAGGTTGGTTTAAGGTTTTTCGTTTTTAAAAGGGTTAAAATTATCAAGAACTTTCTTTGTAGTGGTCCGCCTGGAACGGGAAAAACGGCAACGCTCACCAAGATCATTAGCGATCGCAAGCTGGCCACCAAGCTAAAGATGGTCTACGTAAACTGCACCTCGATGAGCAGCGCCGGAAGTATCTACAAGAAGATCTGCGAAGAGCTGTCCCTGTCGGTGGCCGGGACAAGTGAAAAGTTTTACCTTATGGCCATTGAAGAGTACCTCAAGCGGAAGCACAAGACGGTGATGCTGGTTCTGGATGAGATTGACCAGCTGGCGAGCAGCAAGCAGACCATCTTGTACAACATCTTTGAGTGGCCGGCGAAGCGAGAGTCCCGCCTCATCCTAGTCGGGATCGCTAATGCGCTGGATTTGACCGACAGACTGCTCTCTCGACTGCAGGCCAGATGCGAACTCAAGCCACACCTCATTCAGTTCCTTCCGTACACCAAACAGCAGCTGGTCGCGATCCTCAAGAACAACATGGTCCAGAACGACACCACCGAAATGTTCAACGATGCCGCCCTCCAGCTGCTCGCCGCAAAAGTGGCGTCCACTTCCGGCGATGCTCGGCGTGCCCTTTTC from Culex quinquefasciatus strain JHB chromosome 3, VPISU_Cqui_1.0_pri_paternal, whole genome shotgun sequence includes:
- the LOC6037038 gene encoding cell division control protein 6 homolog translates to MSTRRSSRGSRLSEVVQLEEREEAKENTTPTKRRGRPRKTIGGSIPEEEDDQQPTDASPPKRVKVSSRKKKVVEEEEQDNAEPVSVTAIGSLPERERETENLAKYIEDILAENGSGSLYISGPPGTGKTATLTKIISDRKLATKLKMVYVNCTSMSSAGSIYKKICEELSLSVAGTSEKFYLMAIEEYLKRKHKTVMLVLDEIDQLASSKQTILYNIFEWPAKRESRLILVGIANALDLTDRLLSRLQARCELKPHLIQFLPYTKQQLVAILKNNMVQNDTTEMFNDAALQLLAAKVASTSGDARRALFLARRLVENASKEDRETKKANAKLQDKPLSSPPKKPVQIGLVVNTLKQVYGTTQTMADDEAFPLQQKLLLCSLLLVLKAGKSKDITVGRLHQVYRAVCAKRNLQVVDQTEFLNMCSLVETRGILRLQGKKEARLMRVQLQWDEDEVHNTLNDKQLIADVLADTSCAQGK